A window of Vicinamibacterales bacterium genomic DNA:
CGAGGGGCCTCGCCCCTCGGACTCCCCTGCACGCTCTCTCGCGCGCCGCGTCGCCGGCGCGCGCCGTTCGCGTGGCTCGCTCGTGGTACTCGCTCGCGTCGCGACCTGTTTCGAGGGGCCTCGCCTCACGGACTTCCCGGCATGCTCTCTCGCGCGCCGCGTCGCCGGCGCGCGCCGTTCGCGTGGCGCGCTCGTGGTACTCGCTCGCGTCGCGACCTGTTTCGAGGGGCCTCGGCCCTCGGACTTCCCGGCACGCTCTCTCGCTCAGCTCAGTTGCGATCTTCATCTCGTCAGGTACACCCAGATGGGAATGATGGCAAAGCCGCCAGCAATCAGGATTGCGACGACCGTGCCGATCGCGACCAGCCGCTTGGTGAAAACCGGGTGGCTGGCGCCGATCGACTGAAACGCGCTCGAAATTCCGTGCCGCAGGTGCAGGCCGATGAGCCCCATGGCCGCCACGTAGACCGCGACCCACACCGGGTTCGAGAACACCTCGATCTCGGTGCGGTAGAGATCGCGGATCGGCGGATCGCCGATCTGATACCAGGCGCCGTACTTGATCTGGGCGACGTGGATGACCACGAACACCAGCGTCGCGAGCCCCGACCAGATCATCGTCGTGGATCCGAGGCTCTTGCGGCTCGTGTGCCCGGCCCAGCGCTTCTCCACGTAGCCGACCGGCCGCGCCGCCTGGTTCCGCGTCCACATCGTCACGGTCTTGTAGATGTGGACCAGGAAGAGCAGCACCAGCGCGACTTCCGCCGGGGCGATGAGCGGATTGCCTTCGAGGAAGTGCGCGTAGTGGTTGAACGTGTCCTGTCCGGCGAAGATCCCCAGGTTGCCGGCGAGGTGGAGGACCAGGTACGCGAACAGCAGCAGCCCGGTGGCGCCGATGAGGAGCTTGGTGCCGGCAGAGGATGAAAAGACCCCGCGAGGCGACATCAATCCCGGATCTTACATCTATCGAAGAACGACGATATGATTGCTAGGATTCACACCAATGAAGATTCACGAATATCAAGCAAAGGCGATTCTCGCCAGGCATGGTGTGCCGGTGCCGCAAGGGGAGGTCGTGTTCGACGCCGCCGATG
This region includes:
- a CDS encoding succinate dehydrogenase cytochrome b subunit, with amino-acid sequence MSPRGVFSSSAGTKLLIGATGLLLFAYLVLHLAGNLGIFAGQDTFNHYAHFLEGNPLIAPAEVALVLLFLVHIYKTVTMWTRNQAARPVGYVEKRWAGHTSRKSLGSTTMIWSGLATLVFVVIHVAQIKYGAWYQIGDPPIRDLYRTEIEVFSNPVWVAVYVAAMGLIGLHLRHGISSAFQSIGASHPVFTKRLVAIGTVVAILIAGGFAIIPIWVYLTR